A segment of the Candidatus Pelagisphaera phototrophica genome:
GATGGGCTTCTCAAAATGATCGCCGACTCCAAAACGTTAAAGATCCTAGGAGTTCATGTTGTCGCAGAGGGTGCAACCGACTTGATCCATGTCGGGGAAATGGCGATTCTGAACAACAACGACGTTCGAGTATTTTTGGAAAACGTAATGAACTTTCCAACTCTTGGTGAAGCTTACCGTATTGCAGCTCTAAACATCATTACCAAGCACGCTGAGAGGCTAGCTCGTAAACCAGAGTCTCGCATCCAGAATCTGATCGAACAGGCAGAGCTCAACTAAAAAGTACTGCCCGCTAACAAAGGTTCAGATCTTTGCCATTGCGATTCAGCTGCTCAGCGATTGGGCTAGAGGCGTAATGACTGACATTAGATCGCCTCGTATTTCGATTCTGTATTGCCGGCAGTGTCGCTGGATGATGCGAGCTGCTTGGCTCGCCCAGGAAGTTCTCACCACTTTCTCCGAAGAAATCGGTGAAGTTGCCCTTCAGCCGGGAACGGATGGCGTCCTAGAAATCCGATTAAATGGAGATCTCCTCTATTCAAGAAAGACAGAGGGCCGGTTTCCGGAAGCAAAAGAGGTTAAACAGCTGATTCGCGACCGAATCGCTCCCCACAGAGATCTAGGCCACAGCGACCGGAAACCTTAAAAACGGCTATTGTTGCTAAAACCCCAAGCGCTCAATCCACTCAGTTTCTTTGAACCCGACAACTCCTCCCGTAGCCCAAATTGCGAAGGGGCGCTTTACCAAGTTTCCATTTTTTCCCAGTAAATCGAACGCTTCCTTTTCGCTAAGAGATGAAATCTTGTCTTTGAGGTTGAGGGCTCGGTAATCACCCCCGGATACATTAAAAAGGCGACTCAAACCACCTTGGTAATAGCTAAGCATCTTGGCAAGCTCATCCCGCTTCGGAGGGGTTTCGCGAATCGCTAGGTTTTCGAATTCGATATTCCGCTCTTTAAGCCACTTAAGAGCCTTCCGGCATGAATCGCATCCTTTGTATGAATACACACGTAACATACTCTTATCATCAAGGTGTTTTTCAATCCCAGCAATCTAGAAATCGATGCCCATTTCGATTAGATCCTAAATGATAATCTATTCAGCCAATGATGCCAGAACTCAGGTGGATCCACTGAAACTCGAACGTCGCCCGACCCATTTGGGTGGCGAAAACCGAGCGAATACGCGTGAAGCATAAAGGCGTTTGCGCGATCAGAGGAATAAAAACGGTCTCCTACGATTGGATGGCCAGCCTCAAGACAGTGTAAACGTATCTGATGCGTTCTGCCCGTCTTAGGTAGGGCTTGAATCCATGAATACTCCCTGTCACTTCCAAGAACACGAAAAGTGGTTTTTGATGGCTTCCCTATATCAACGCTGTTTTCCCACCTACCCTCCGACAATGGCCTGATCTTAGTCTCCACCTTATTCGTCCGCTTATCCCAACTCCCAACGACTATCGTCCAGTATTCCTTCCTAATCTTCTTCTTCTCAAACAGCTCCGAAAGCTCACGATTCCACTTCTGGTTTTTCGCAAAAAGCACCAGACCGCTTGTATCTCTATCCAGGCGATGAAGTGGTCTGGAATGATTTCCCGTGTAATCTTTGACCCAGTCCGTCAAGGTGTCTTCGACCGAATTGAAGCCTTCGACGAGCACACCTTGCGGTTTGTCTAAAATCAGCAAATCTTCGTCTTCAAAAAAAACTTTGGGAGCCCTAGCCAAATCAAACGCCAACTTGCCTAGCCAAACACGATCGGTCAACCTTGTCTAAGGACCAGTTAGATCGTAAATTTCAATCAAAGCACACCCGTTTCATCATTGTTCCCGGCTACGATAGCCGTATACAAACCGGGCTCGAGCCATAAAAAGAAAGCGCTATCACCACTCCCCTCAGTTAAGTCAAAGGCTCCTGCCGACGACATCAACGAAACAAGTTGCTCCTTCTCAGGTTGTACATCCCGTTCGTCATTCGAATCGATCACGCTGAAGCCTCTGTACAAGCTTAAGGTAGGGTCCGAAACTAAATTGTTACCGCTTTGCGCAACGATACCCTTCCCTATCGCGCGAATCAGAATTCTCTTCGGAAGGTTGCCTTCAATCACAAATCCGGCAATGAGCACTTCCGATCCAGTGCCTACTCGACCACGCCTCCATTTCAATGCGATGCTCGCGAGAACGTCGGCTTCGCTTCGCCTTCGCGCAACGAGCCAAAATGAGAGGCACCTCTTGCAGCTCGAAAGGCTTAGACATGTAATCCGCAGCCTTTCGCTTCATTGCTTCGACCGCGATTTCCCACCCGCCATCTGCAGTCATCACGACAAAGGATTTGTCTTTCGCGTAATCTAAAAGATCTACTCCCAGGCCATCAGGCAGGTGAACATCAAACAATGCGTAATCAAAAGGCATCGAAGAAAGCACGTTCTTCGCAGCCGCAAAGCATTCGACTGATACCACATGGGCCCCCTCTTCTTCCAAAAATCGAGACAATCACTTTCTTAAAAGCGGTTCATCTTCAACGACTAGGACATCCCTACCACAAAGACGCGAGTTCATTTTCGACTATCAATAAATCGAAGTAGCAAAAATTTACAATCGTCTATTCAATCTGCCCGCCGTAATCTTTATACGAATACAATATGCCGCATACTGGGTTATAATTAAGACTAGAAAATCCGAGCCTCTGGAAAATTAAAAATATTAAACAAATGTAAATCTTGCTTGCCAAAATTTTACAAGTCGCCCAATTTCGAGAGGTTAATGATTCAGCCTACACACAGCAATCTCCAAGCCCAATCTCCTCTTAGGCAGGAGTACGTGGAAGAACTTGCGCGGCTGGAGCAAATTGAATCTCGCTTGGGCACCATGTTAGAGAGAGAAAACGATCTGAATATCGCCCAGGAAATCGCCCATCGGCTTTCCAACATTCAGATGATTCTTGCCATTAGAGAAGGTAAAACATCGGATCCTGGCCTTTAGTTGGCATTTTTATACTAAAACGCCATCAATTGGGCTGAAAAAGAGTCAGCTGGTAATGAGGAGGGTCGATTATATCATTCTATCATTTGCCTCTATCAGGGAACGGAGCGACTGCTTTGAAAGTCCCTAGTTTATCAATCCTTTTTAGTCTTCAGTGAAACCTCTCAATCAAACGCACAGATCGCTTTTTCACCCTCTGCTGGGAGTGAAGCAACTCGTTGTGTTCGACCTCGAGACGACCGGCTTGCGACCCAAGCAAGAAGAGATTACTCAAATCGCGGCTATCGAATTGGGCGGGATGCGAATGGAGATGGGAAGATCTTTCTGTACTTACGTGAATCCAGGGAAGCCGATTCCAAAACAGATTCAAAAGCTCACTCGTGTGCGAGATAATAACGTCAAGAATTCGCCGAATCCCAAGGAGGCAATCCAAGCGTTTTCCAATTTCGTGGGGCAGGCAACTCTGTTTGGCCATGATATCTATCGATTCGATTTCCAGTTCATTTCAAAGCACGTGAGGGACGACCCCGCCCATTCTCGTAATATCCAGTTTATCGATACGATGGACATCTTCGAGGCTCTCTGGCCCGATTTCTCGAGGCTTCGCAACTCGCTGGACGATATAGCTGAGCGCCTGTCCGCTGGACTCTCCTCTATCCGACGCCACGACGCGAAAGGAGACGCTATATTGCTGGCTCATGTTTTTCAGCGGATACAGGATCATCCAAACCTAGAGCGGCTATGCTCTAGGGTACCCGTTCACGAAACTCGCCTGCCAGAGCCTTTACCCGTATCCTATGCAAGTTCAACGGAACCTTTGGTAGGAAAGAGTTTCAAAACTTCCGTATCCTACTAGTCGAACTAGGCGAGGTTTCATATTACTTGCCCCTGCTCCGAATTCGGACTGTTCTCGTTTAATGGGACGCTGCATTTCCTATATCATTCCTGCTTTAAACGAAGAAGGAACTCTGGACGAAACCCTAGACAGCATCGACAATCAGGCGAGTGATAAAGAGGTGATTATCGCTGATGGTGGCAGCAATGACAAGACATTAGAAATTGCCCAAAAACGACGATACGAAATCATTCCAAGTATTCCCGGAAGAGGGACTCAACTAAATCGCGGCGCAGATCAGGCAAAAGGCGACTTTCTTCTTTTTTAGCATGCGGATACTACCTTGCCCAAAAGAGCATCCATAGAGGTCGTATCGCTAATGAAAGTTCCAGGGACTATCGCTGGTTCCTTCCATCTTGCATTCAAACCGTCTTCGAAACTTCTCCAGTTCTACTCGCTATGTACATCTTTGAGCAATTTGTATTTCACCTTTGGGGACCAAGGACTTTTCATGCCTAGATCCACATTCTACGCGCTAGGAAAATTCAAACCGTACCCAATTCTTGAGGATGTGGATTTTCAGATCAGGCTGAGGGCCATGGGAAGATTCGTCAAATCAAAGTTAGCCGTAACCACTTCTCCGAGACGCCTCTTAAAGCACGGCATCATTCGGCAGCAGTTACTCAATCTATTTATCGTTGCCGGTTTTCAGGCAGGCATCCACCCAAGGGCACTCTCCCGATTCTACTTGGATGTTCGCAAGCAGCTACAGTTTCTTCCATGCGGCTACTTTAATGGCGGCTCAGAAATCAAACTTCATCTACAATCTCGTATACAAACACATTGTATCGCACGTGGACACTATCGATATCCGTTGCCAGCATAATGAGCATTACCAATGCTGAAAAACAGCAAACAATTATTGCTATCATAGTCCCTCCTCGTTAACTCCCAATAACTGATACGCTCAAGTGAACAAGATGGTTCCATCAATATCCGGGCTAGCCTCACCTAAGGTATTGACGGTCCATAAAGGATATCCCACAACCCGACTATGAGCACTTCAAAAAGCCTGATTGAAGCGGCCAAAAAGCTTTCTGCTGAAGTCAATCTTCTGAAGTTTGCTGACCCTGTTTCATACGTTTACAACCCCCTCGATTATGCATGGGAAAGCCACCAAAGTTATATCGAAAAATTTGGAAGTTCCAAAAAGCGGGTTGTATTCATGGGTATGAATCCAGGACCTTGGGGAATGTCTCAAACCGGGGTTCCATTCGGAGAGATCTCTTTCGTTAGAGATTGGATGGGAATCGACAAACCCGTGGAGAAACCGAATCGAGAACATCCAAAACGTCCTATTGTCGGATTCGAATGTGCAAAGTCAGAAGTTTCAGGCCGCCGACTCTGGGGGCTCTTCGCTCAACGCTATCAGGATCCAGCCAGTTTCTTCGAAGATCACTTCGTCCTCAACTATTGTCCCCTTGTTTTCATGGAGGAAAGCTCGCGAAACCGAACTCCCGAAAAACTACCAGCAATCGAGTCCTCCGCACTGTTCAGCTCCTGTGATCAGCATCTCAGGAGATGCATAGAAATTCTAGAGCCCAACTGGATCGTTGGGGTGGGCGGCTTTGCCCAAACTCGAGCCAAAGAAGTCTTGTCAAGTTTCGAAATTCGACACGGAAAAGTACTGCATCCCTCCCCCGCCAGCCCAGCGGCAAATCGAGGATGGGCTGAAGCAGCAACCAAGCAACTCACGGATCAGGGAATTTGGTAGATCCGAACATTCCCAACCCGATCAGCTGCCCTTTGTGAATCGACAATCGGCGGAGAAAAGTCGCTTACTTGCCCCAGTCTATTGAATCGAAATTCTGCCGGAAATCTTCTGAGAAGATATTCCGGGGTACATCGCCTTTACCGTTCTGACTAGAGGAATCAGTCTTAGCTTTAGGCGTAGATTCACTTGGACTTGGCTTTGACTCCGCCTTCGAGGGTGAACTTTTCTTTTCTTCTGCCATGGTTGTTGCGAAATTTAGAGGGGCTAACAAAAAAATCCTGCTTCGCCTGTCAATGACAAATGCGATAGTGGAAATCAATTCTGGCAGAGAATTATACACTTAAACCCTTACTCATTCTCGCCAGCGACGTATTCGGCAGATTGGAACTCCAGGCTCTCACCCCATCTCACTTTCAAACATTCAAAGGCAATCGAATATCGATTCAGTTCGCTTTCAAATGAACAGCCTCTATTGAAACATAGCCATGCGGGATTATACCAAAAAATCACCCCAAGAGAAACTGAATCCGGAGGCCAGCACTTGCGGCCTCCCTTCGAATGCAGATATTGGCCAGATGGGGAAAGTCCGCAAGTCAGACGAGGAATGGAGACAATCCCTCAGCCCCGAGCAATACAGAGTGCTAAGAAACCAAGGTACCGAGCCTCCTTTTCAAAACGAATATTGGGACTGGAAAAAAGAAGGAAACTACTACTGTGCTGGATGCGGTGAAACGCTTTTTTCAAGTAACACAAAATTTGACTCGGGTACCGGTTGGCCCAGTTTCTTCAAACCGGCTGATCCGCAAATCGTTGGCGAGACAATCGATGTGAGTCATGGGATGACCCGAACTGAAGTTCACTGCAACAATTGCAGTGGCCATCTAGGTCATGTTTTTCCCGATGGCCCGAAACCAAGCGGACTCCGCTACTGCATCAACTCCGCTTCGCTCGTTTTTAAACCGGAATAGTAGCCGTACACTCTTCAGATATCCGATGTCATCACTTCAGGAACATTTAGCAAAACAGCAACCAGAGACATCGGGTATACACGAAGCAATGGCGCTTCACACCGAGGACGTATTTGATGAATTTGCAGGAATACTGCCCCTTTTTCTAGGTAAGCGAAAACTGGGCTCCTTCGTCACGTTAGCGCTACCGACTGAAGTTACTGGTTCACGAGATCTTCTTAATTCCTGTCTAGCTGATCTAATCTCCGCGTACGATTTTCGTATGGTTTCATTTGTATCCGCGATCCGGGCCCATAGTGAAACTGACCAAGAACCGCGTTTAGGAGCCATTCTTATAACTGCCGACAACGCTAAAAACCTGTATCAACTTCCTTGGATTTTGGAATTTGATAGCCAGGCAAACCTAACGAACCACACGAGGTCCGAAGCAACCGGCGAGATCATTCCATCAGGAGTATGGCTCTCGTATTTTCAGCAATCAAGGGATACTGATGAGAAACAATCCGCATATAATCGCCTCCTCGAGATATTTGGAGACGCTTCCCTTCTCCCTGATTTTAGTGCTTAATCTTTCTGCAGAATATCAATACCCGCAAACGCTCACTTTTTAGACCATCACGTGCCGCTTCATTTTCTATCCAGCAAAATTGAATTCCCAGATCCCACTAGTGCAACGGAGGACGGACTTCTAGCGGTAGGGGGCGACCTTAGTCCCGAACGACTCATTGAAGCATATTCGAAAGGGGTTTTCCCTTGGTACTCGGATGGACAACCAATCCTTTGGTTTTCTCCCGATCCAAGGATGGTGCTTTACCCAGACCATTTCAAATGCTCGACCAATCTCCAAAGAGATATTCGGTCAAATCGTTTTGAGATCCGTATCGACACTGTTTTCAAGGAAGTGATTCACTCTTGCGCTTCTGCTCCGCGCCCAGGCCAAGAGGGAACCTGGATTACGTCCGACATGATCGACGCCTACATAGAAATGCACCAACTAGGCTACGCACACTCCTTTGAAGCATTCCATAAGGGTAGCCTCGTCGGGGGACTCTATGGTTTATCGCTTGGAGCCGCGTTCTTCGGGGAGTCCATGTTTCACATCAAGTCGAACGCCTCAAAAATCGCGCTTTCCCAACTTGTAACGTTTGCTAAAAAAAATGGGTTCGACTTCATTGATGCCCAGGCTCCAAGTAGTCATCTGCAAGGCCTTGGGGCAACATTGGTTCCACGAAATCGCTTCCTCGAAGAACTCCAATGCTCTCTCAAGTTTGAAACCTTGAGCGGGGATTGGTCCATGGTATGACGATTCCCATTATTGGCTAGAGGCACTGATTCGATTGTTGGCACTCAACACGCATCGTTCTCCAGCTCAACTCGAAGTACCCCTTTTCCCGCTTTTCTAAATCTTCCAGCAAACGCTTCAGCACCGAGGGCTTCATGCGATTCTCGCTGATGGCTCCAATATCATGAATCTGCCTCAAAGCGGCTCGTGGGGATTCATAGATCATAATATCGGTTCGAGTTTCGCTTCTAATTATATCCAGGTTAGCGGCACGAAAGATCTCGACCCACTCCTTTTCACCTTTCCAAGGAAACGCCGGGAACCTCGAATCCAATCGGGTAAATTCCTCCAAAGATCCTTCAATAAAAAAACAGACGAGCAGCCTTCCGTTTTCCAGTAACGCATCTCTCCAGACACTTAGAACCCTGATTGGATCGTTCGCCCATTGCAAAAGGCTGCATGCGTATACTCTGTCAGCTTTTCGTGCCTCAAGTCTCCACGCATCTTGAATCTCCCAACAAATATTAGGCAACCGGGCTTTCCCTTCATGTAGCATAGAATGGGAGATATCAGTTGCACAAAATTCACGAAAACTACGCAACGCTAAATAACGTGTAAACAATCCCGTTCCCGCTCCTAGCTCCAACCCAGCAAGTCGCGAGCAATCTTTATCAATCCACTGAGAAAACCAATCCGCTACCTTTTTTTGGATACTGGCTTTCTCATGATACTGGAATGCTTTCTGGTCAAATTTCACAACTCAATTTTCGCTCCTACAAGCAATTCTCTAAGATCGTGCCCTACGTTTTTCAGAACATTGATACCTGGATTTATGCTATTAATTCTTCCCGCGTCCAAAAGCCTGTCATTTTCCCCAATCCAAGCCTCCACCTTTACTAAGTTGCCCCTTCTCACCGAATCGTTTATCAGTCGATCAACCCCCCAAATCAAATCAGAATCTTCGATTCCAAATAAGTCGTGCGAGTGATCGCTTAACCCAGCCCTAAGAACAAAGTCTCTTATCGCGGCGAGGCTATCCCTTTGCAACCATCGCCTCAAATAGATCAGCTGGGATCGATACACTTTCCCTCCCCTTTCTTCCTCTTTCTTGAAATCCTCAAATGGAGCTAGAAAGATCACCCTGTCGAAATAATGGTATAGGTTTGGCTGATTCAACAATAGGAATGCTCCAAGGGAATAGGCGACTACAGTTGAGTTCTTCGATATCTCACTGAGCTCCGCATCCCAACCTAATTTGGGCAAAATATAGCGGTGCTCTTTATTTGGATACAGTTCAGAAGCGATCGTCTCCAAATAACTTATTCCGATACCCCACCCATTTATCCACGCTACTTTCATTTCAAATCAATGAGAATTTCCTCAAGGGCCTCTAAAAGTCTATTGGTAGAGCTTTCGGCAAGATCAGCCTTTAGCGAAATCCGCAATCGGCTGGTCCCCTCTGGAACAGTAGGAGGCCGAATCGCACCAACTAGGATTCCACGGCTCTCAAGTTCCTTCGCCAAATTCACAACCCGATCTGCCTCGCCGATCTGAATTGATACTATTGCTGAGTCAATGAGCACTACATTTAATCCGATTTGCTCGAGCTGCATCCTCACTCGAGTTGATAGATCCCTTCCCGTTTTTCGCAGTGAACTAGATTTCCTTACACATCGTATTGCTTCCGTCGCAATCGCGACGCATGCGGGAGGAAGATAAGTAGAATAGATGAATTCTCCCGCAAAATTGGCTAAGTAATCCGAAATAGCTTTCTCATGAAAGAGCGTATACGCACCCATCGACCCAAGCGCCTTACCCAAAGTTCCCACTAGTGCGTCCACTTGATCCAAAACCCCATATTCTTCCGCTAATCCACTTCCTTCCTTGCCATACCAACCCACGGCGTGAGCCTCATCTAGTATCCAAAAGAAGCCGTACTTTTTTTTCAAATTGGCTATGCCCTTAAGATCTGGAAAATCTCCATCCATACTGAATACCGACTCAGTGACAACGAATAGAACTCGATCATCTATGGCATACTTTTTTAGAAGTGCCTCCAAATGCTCGAGGTCACAATGGCGATAGCGCAATAGACGGGCATCGCTAGCTAGCACTCCCGAGATCATGCTATTGTGAATCAGCCTGTCCGCCAAAACCAGATCACCGCTTTTCGGAAGCAAGCCCAACATTGCTTGATTCGCCCCGTATCCTGTATTCCATACGATTCCAGTTTCAAATCCGTACCAGGATTCAATCAAGGCCAGAAGATCACGATGAGCTTTACCGAATCCAGTGACAAGCGGAGAGGCAGATGAAGAGCATCCAAACTTCGAGATCGCATCTTGACCAGCCTTCTGGAGTCTGGGGTCACTCGAAAAACCCAGATAGTCATTACTTGCCAGATTGAGAATACCTTTCGCTGGATCGCTAGTCCGCAATCTTCTAAAAATGCCTGAATCCATCCGGGCAGTGAGCTCAGAGTCGATTCTTTCTTTCAGGAACTGATTCAGAGCCAACCCCTTTCACCAAAACATAAGTCTAATTGGCCTGATTGGGTCATTCCCCATATAGGTATCTTTAAATTTTGGATACCATTCAGCGTACCCGTTTTCCCAAGAGATTCTTGCGGCTCAATTTCGTTCAGCCACACACCACAGTTGAGATCCTTGGAATTCGCATATTCGTAAACCAGACGGGCCTGCCCAATCGCACCGACTCGATCCTCGACAACCAGAACCAACGCCTGTACTTTGAGGATCACTGCCAAGTCCAACCAGTCCCTGCCATCATTGCTGAGAGGCGTTGCCAACGAACCTGCCCCTTCAATAATCCGCCAGTCAACGTCAGCAGGCAAACTTGTGATTGAAGATTCGATCTCAGAAAAATCGAGATCTTCTCCCTCGTATTCAGCCGCCGCAACTGGGGCGATTGGCTTTGAATATGACCGCAAAGTGTATCCTTTCACTAGCCCGCCGCTGCAACCCTCCAACACTTGGGCAACATCGGATTCCGCACCAACGCAGACTCCTGATTCAATCGGCTTAACCACCTGGACAGTCGCGCCCTGAGCCGATAAATGCTGTGCGATCGCGCCAACTACCCAAGTCTTGCCAACGTTTGTATCGCTTCCACTAACGAAAAGCGTTCTCATTAGACCTATGCAAATATCGAAGCTTCTTCGCCGGAACGCGCATGAATAGCTCTCGCCTGGTCGGGGTCGAGCGAGGTCAATCCAAACTTGTTAAGCAACCTGTAATCATCGCTCGAGTCGGGATTTGCGGTAGTCAACAGCTTATCCCCCAAGAAAATGCTATTCGCTCCAGCCAGATAGCAGAGAGCCTGTAACTCATCGTTCATCTCTGTCCTACCCGCTGACAATCTCACCATCGTCTTTGGCATCAGTATGCGAGCTGTCGCAATAACCCGGACGAATTCGAAACTGTCCACAAACTTTTGCGATTCCAATGGTGTCCCCTTACAGGCAATCAGAGCGTTGATTGGAACGGAGTCCGGATAAGGATCAAGATTCGCAAGCTCTTGGAGCATCTTCAATCGATCATCGATTGACTCGCCCATACCGATTATCCCACCGCTACAAACTTCCATACCCGCCTCACGCACTTTGCGAATATTGTCTAGGCGTTCGTCAAAGGTGCGGGTCGTAATTATCTCACTATAAAACTCCCTTGAAGTATCCAAATTATGATTATATACAGCACAACCAGCTTCCTTCAGAGCATTAGCCTGTTCCTGCTCAAGCGACCCAAGGGTACAGCACACCTCCATCCCCAAGTCGCTTACGGATTGAACCGTGTTCAACAGTGATTCAAATTGCTCTCCATGGGGAACCCTTCTCCACGCGGCTCCCATGCAGAAACGAGTAGCCCCTCCTTTTTTTGCCGCAACCGCGTCCTGCAAGATCGTTTCGGTGTCAAGCAGCGCTTCCTTTTCTATCCCAACCTCACTATGAGCCGACTGTGGGCAATATTTGCAATCCTCTGGACAGGCACCGGTTTTGATAGACTTCAATGTACAAAGCTGAACACCTGACGGGTCCTGAAATTTATGATGCACCGCCTGAGCTCTATAGATAAGGGTCGTCAGGGGAAGATGATAGATATTTTGGATTTCTTCTAATGTGTATTGCATTACTAATTACCTATGTTGTTCATGACCGCATCAATGGCGGTCTTTAAATTGTCGAAAAGAAAGCCTATTTCCTCTTCGTTAATTACGAGCGGAGGAACGACAAGAATTGAGTCGAGCAAAGGTCGCAATAGCAAACCATGCTTACGGGCTTCAAGACAAACCTTCATCCCCACACGATCGTTTGGATGCCAAGCGTCTCGGCTCGAACCCGGAAATAGGTCTATGGCAGCTGCAAGTCCACGTTGGCGTATGTCTAGAACGTTTCTGTGTCCGTTGAAGGTCTCAGCCAATGTCTGTCCAAAGTCCTCGATCGTTTTCTCAAGCCTCTTGGAACCAATCAACCGCTCTAGTTTTTCCAAACTCTTAAGAGCGACGCTGGCGGCTAACGGATTTCCTGTAAACGTGTGCCCGTGATAAAAAGCGTTCCCTGTATCGAAAGAGCCCAGAAATGCTTGGTACATTTTTTCAGTCGTCAGAGTCGCAGCTAGTGGCAAGTATCCGGCTGTTAGGCCCTTCGCTAAGCAGAGGAAGTCGGGATCCACACCTTCTTGCTCGCAAGCAAAAATGGAGCCAGTCCTTCCACAGCCAACAAAGACTTCGTCAAGAATGAGGTGGGCACCATATTTCCGACAAAGGGCTTCGACCCGTTTCAAAAATCCGGCGGGCTGGAGTTTCATTCCTGCTGGTCCTTGAATTGATGGCTCAATAATGACTGAAGCAATTTCAGACGCTTCACGTTCCAATATCTTTTCGAGCTGAAGCAAACTTCGGTCGGAATCCGAATGCTTCACAATTCCGTTGATCTCCGAGCATTTAGGAGCCGCAAATGTTCGCGACTCAAACAACCACGGCTGAAAGCGTCCGTGAAACGAATCGCTGTTTCCGGCCGCCATCGCCCCGAAAGTGTCTCCATGATACCCGTTCTCCATACCTACGACGATACGCTTCTCAGACTTTCTAACTAGCTGCCAATATTGGAAGGACAACTTGAGCGCGATCTCAACCGCGTTCGAACCATTGTCACTAAAAACCACCCGACTGAGCGATTTAGGGGCCAAATCAGCCAATCGCTTTCCAAGCATCGCCCCGACCGGATGGCTTAGTCCCAGATAGGTGGAATGGGCGATCTTGCCGAGCTGCTCAGCTAGGGCCTCATTGATATCTGGCTCATTGTGCCCGTGGGCATTTGTCCAAATGGATGCGTTCCCGTCTAAGTATCGATTGCCTTCCGTGTCCCAGATCCAGCAACCTTGACCTCTCTCAACCTGCAATTGTGGAATCGAGCAATACTCCTCCATTTGAGTAAACGGATGCCAGGAATGGTCCTGATCCATTTCATCAAAAATGGTCGGGTCAATTAATGTGTTCTGACTTCGCAAAACCGTCATCCGATTGATTGTTAAGGCAGAAATGAATCTAATTAACAAGCTTGTTAAGCAAGTACGTGGAATTCCGGCTTAAGGATTCCATACTTGAAATCAGATAGCCTTTAAGAGCTCCAAGATCTGTTCCCCATGCCTATCAGGGTTCACTTTTACGCAAATTTCCAGGAGGGCTGCATTTTCATCTAAAACATAAGCGGAGCGGGTTGGTCCCCAA
Coding sequences within it:
- a CDS encoding aminotransferase class I/II-fold pyridoxal phosphate-dependent enzyme, whose product is MDSGIFRRLRTSDPAKGILNLASNDYLGFSSDPRLQKAGQDAISKFGCSSSASPLVTGFGKAHRDLLALIESWYGFETGIVWNTGYGANQAMLGLLPKSGDLVLADRLIHNSMISGVLASDARLLRYRHCDLEHLEALLKKYAIDDRVLFVVTESVFSMDGDFPDLKGIANLKKKYGFFWILDEAHAVGWYGKEGSGLAEEYGVLDQVDALVGTLGKALGSMGAYTLFHEKAISDYLANFAGEFIYSTYLPPACVAIATEAIRCVRKSSSLRKTGRDLSTRVRMQLEQIGLNVVLIDSAIVSIQIGEADRVVNLAKELESRGILVGAIRPPTVPEGTSRLRISLKADLAESSTNRLLEALEEILIDLK
- the bioD gene encoding dethiobiotin synthase — protein: MRTLFVSGSDTNVGKTWVVGAIAQHLSAQGATVQVVKPIESGVCVGAESDVAQVLEGCSGGLVKGYTLRSYSKPIAPVAAAEYEGEDLDFSEIESSITSLPADVDWRIIEGAGSLATPLSNDGRDWLDLAVILKVQALVLVVEDRVGAIGQARLVYEYANSKDLNCGVWLNEIEPQESLGKTGTLNGIQNLKIPIWGMTQSGQLDLCFGERGWL
- the bioB gene encoding biotin synthase BioB translates to MQYTLEEIQNIYHLPLTTLIYRAQAVHHKFQDPSGVQLCTLKSIKTGACPEDCKYCPQSAHSEVGIEKEALLDTETILQDAVAAKKGGATRFCMGAAWRRVPHGEQFESLLNTVQSVSDLGMEVCCTLGSLEQEQANALKEAGCAVYNHNLDTSREFYSEIITTRTFDERLDNIRKVREAGMEVCSGGIIGMGESIDDRLKMLQELANLDPYPDSVPINALIACKGTPLESQKFVDSFEFVRVIATARILMPKTMVRLSAGRTEMNDELQALCYLAGANSIFLGDKLLTTANPDSSDDYRLLNKFGLTSLDPDQARAIHARSGEEASIFA
- the bioA gene encoding adenosylmethionine--8-amino-7-oxononanoate transaminase, with protein sequence MTVLRSQNTLIDPTIFDEMDQDHSWHPFTQMEEYCSIPQLQVERGQGCWIWDTEGNRYLDGNASIWTNAHGHNEPDINEALAEQLGKIAHSTYLGLSHPVGAMLGKRLADLAPKSLSRVVFSDNGSNAVEIALKLSFQYWQLVRKSEKRIVVGMENGYHGDTFGAMAAGNSDSFHGRFQPWLFESRTFAAPKCSEINGIVKHSDSDRSLLQLEKILEREASEIASVIIEPSIQGPAGMKLQPAGFLKRVEALCRKYGAHLILDEVFVGCGRTGSIFACEQEGVDPDFLCLAKGLTAGYLPLAATLTTEKMYQAFLGSFDTGNAFYHGHTFTGNPLAASVALKSLEKLERLIGSKRLEKTIEDFGQTLAETFNGHRNVLDIRQRGLAAAIDLFPGSSRDAWHPNDRVGMKVCLEARKHGLLLRPLLDSILVVPPLVINEEEIGFLFDNLKTAIDAVMNNIGN